The window CGAACCCGGTGACCTCGCAGCCCTGGATCAGGTCGACGCCCATCTCGTCGGCGCGGCGGGCGAGCGCCCAGGCGACGTGGTCGTGCTTGGCGATGCCGGCGCGGGGCTGGTAGGTGCCGCCGAGCACCGGGTAGCGGGTGCCGGGCGAGACGTTGACGATCGGGCAGACCTTGGCGACCTCGTCGGTGTCGAGCCATTCGGCGTCGACTCCGTTGAGGCGGTTGGCGTTGACGCGGCGCACACCCTCGCGGACGTCCTGCAGGGTGTGCGCGAGGTTGAGCACACCGCGCTGGCTGAACAGGAAGTCGTAGTCCAGCTCTTCGGGCAGTCGCTCCCACAGCTTCAGGGCGTGCTCGTAGATGGCCGCGCTCTCGTCCCACAGGTAGTTGGAGCGGATGATGGTGGTGTTGCGGGCCATGTTGCCGCCGGCCAGCCAGCCCTTCTCCAGTACGGCCACGTTGGTGATGCCGTGGTTCTTGGCGAGGTAGTAGGCGGTGGCCAGGCCGTGGCCTCCGGCGCCGACGATGACGACGTCGTAGGAGGGGCGGGGGTCGGGGGTGCGCCAGAGCCAGTCGGGGTGCTCCGGCAGCGGTGCGGCGGTCATCCGGCGGTTCCGTTCTGGTCGGAGGGTCCGGTCGGTGCGGCGGGGGCGGTCCGCTCGGCGTAGAGCGGGAACTTCTCGGCTAGCGCGGTGACCCGGTCGCGCAGCAGGGCGGCGCTCTCGTCGGTGAGGTCCTCCTCCTTCAGGGCGCGGGCGATGACGTCGGCGACCTCGCGGAACTCCTCGGCTCCGAAACCCCTGGTGGCCAGGGCGGGGGTGCCGATCCGCAGGCCGGAGGAGACCATCGGCGGGCGGGGGTCGAACGGCACGGCGTTGCGGTTGACGGTGATGCCGACGCGGTGCAGCCGGTCCTCGGCCTGCTGCCCGTCGAGCGCGGAGTCGCGCAGGTCGACGAGGACGAGGTGGACCTCGGTACCGCCGGTGAGGACGGAGATCCCGGCCTCGGCCACGTCGTCGGCGAGCAGTCGTCCGGCGAGGATCCGGGCGCCGTCCAGGGTGCGCTGCTGGCGCTCCTTGAACTCCTCGCCCGCCGCGACCTTGAAGGCGACCGCCTTCGCGGCGATCACGTGCTCCAGCGGCCCGCCCTGCTGGCCGGGGAAGACCGCGGAGTTGATCTTCTTGGCGAGGGCGGCCCGGCTGAGGATCACGCCGCCGCGGGGCCCGCCGAGGGTCTTGTGGGTGGTGGTCGTCACGACGTCCGCGTACGGCACGGGGCTCGGGTGGAGACCGGCCGCGACCAGTGCCGCGAAGTGCGCCATGTCGACCATGAGGTACGCGCCGACCTCGTCGGCGATGCGCCGGAAGGCCGCGAAGTCGAGCCGGCGCGGATAGGCCGACCAGCCGGCGACGATCAGCTTCGGCCGGTGCGCGCGGGCCAGCTCGGCCACCTCGTCCATGTCGACGCGCAGGTCGGACTCGCGGACGTGGTACGGCACGACGTTGTAGAGCTTGCCGGAGAAATTGATGCGCATGCCGTGCGTGAGGTGCCCGCCGTGCGCCAGGTCGAGACCGAGGATGGTGTCCCCGGGGTCGAGCAGGGCGAACATCGCGGCGGCGTTGGCCTGGGCACCCGAGTGCGGCTGGACGTTGGCGGCCTCGGCGCCGAAGAGGGCCTTGACCCGGTCGATCGCGAGCTGTTCGACGACGTCGACGTGCTCGCAACCGCCGTAGTAGCGGCGGCCGGGGTATCCCTCGGCGTACTTGTTCGTCAGGACCGAGCCCTGGGCCTGCATCACGGCCGCCGGGGCGAAGTTCTCGGACGCGATCATCTCGAGTGTCGTCTGCTGGCGCCGGAGTTCCTCGGAGACGGCGGCGGCGATCTCGGGGTCCAGTGCGGCCAGGGGGAGGGAGAGGAGGCTGCCGTCCTCCGTCGTCGACGGACTCGCTGCCATGGTGAGCACCACCTTAATATGCGACTGCTCCAACACTGATATATCAGTGTGTGCGGTAACGTAGGACAGGCCGACGGAAGGGTCAAGGGGGTGGCGGAATGAAGCAGGTGGAAGCTTCGCGGACAGCCGGCGAGGGGGAGACGCCCACTCTCGCCGAGCGTGCGTACCGCGACATCCGCGACCGCCTGATCATGCTGGAGATCCCGCCCGGCGCACCGGTGAACGAGGACCTGCTCGCGCAGAGCGTCGGCTTCGGGCGCACGCCGGTGCGTGAAGCCCTCAAGCGCCTGCAGCACGAGCGGCTGATCGTGGCCTACCCCCGGCGCGGCACCTTCGCCACCGAGGTCAACATCACCGACCTCGCCCACATCTCCGAGGTCCGGCGTCAGCTGGAGCCGATGGCGGCGGCCCGCGCGGCCGAGCGCGCCACCGCCGCCGACCGCGGGGCACTGGGTGCGCTGCTGCGCGGCCTGGAGGGCGAGGGTACTTCCGCACAGGGCGCGGACGCCCTCATGCGCCTCGACCTGCGCGTACACCGGGCCATCTACGCCGCCACGCACAACCCGTACTTCGAGGACACCCTCATCCGCTACGACAACCTGGCCACCCGGATCTGGTGCCTGTTCGTGGACCGGGTGCCGGGCATGGCGGGACACGTCGTCGAGCACGGACCGCTGCTGCGCGCCATCGTCGACGGCGACCCCGAGAAGGCCTCGGAGCTCGCGCGGAGCCATGTCGTGGGCTTCGAGCGGGCGATCCGCGAGGCGATCTGAGCCGGCCCTCCCGCGGCCCACTGGGCGGCATCGGCCCGCGCTGACCCGCGACAACCCCATCACGGAGCCGCCGTAGCATCGCTACGGCGGCTCTGCGTCGTCCGTTTCCGGCACCGCCTGATGTCGCGCATGTCGCAACCCAACTGCACGCGGTGCAACAGGGCGAACTCAACGCGCGGCCGCGCGGTCTCTGGTTGGCAACCGGCAAAACTAAAAAGAAGCCGCCCGCCACGTCTTGTCGACTCCCGTACACACTCCTATGGTGTGCAACACCGTTGCGGCTCACGCAACCTCATGCTTGGGAGCCGGTTCCATGAGCGACCAGCCGAGCCTCTCTGGGCAGAATGCCCCGCCCATCTCCTCCGTTGCACCAGTCATGTCCCCACCCGACATCTCCGGCCCGCCGGACGCCGACGTCGCCCCCTCCACGCGCCGTCGCGTGGTGGCGGCGAGTTTCATCGGCAACTTCGTGGAGTGGTTCGACTACGCCGCCTACGGATACCTGGCGGCGACCATTTCCACGGTCTTCTTCCCCGACACCGACCGCACGACGGCCCTGCTGGCGACCTTCAGCGTCTTCGCCGTCTCCTTCTTCGTCCGCCCCTTCGGCGGCTTCGTCTGGGGGCACATCGGCGACAAGGTCGGCCGCCGCAGCGCCCTGTCACTGTCCATCGTGATCATGTCAGTGGCGACCTTCTGCATCGCCCTGCTGCCCACCTATCGCGCGGTCGGCCTGCTCGCACCGGCCCTGCTCCTGGTGGTCCGGGTCGTCCAGGGCTTCTCCGCCTCCGGCGAGTACGCGGGCGCCTCCGCCTTCCTGGTCGAGTACGCCCCCGCCGGCAGACGCGGCCTGTACGCCTCCGTGGTTCCGGCGAGTACCGCGTCCGGCCTGCTGCTGGGTTCCCTGCTCGCGGCGCTGCTCACCGGAGTCCTCTCCGAGGGAGAGATGCACAGCTGGGGCTGGCGCCTGCCCTTCCTCCTCGCCGCTCCGATGGGTCTGATCGGCCGCTACATCCGGCTGCGCCTGGAGGACACCCCCGCCTTCCGCGCCCTGGAGGAGCAGCAGGAGGTCGTGCCGACCCCGGCCAGGCGGATGCTGCGCGCCAACCGGCGCCCGCTGATCCTCGCGATGGGCGCCACCGTGCTCAACGCGGTCGCCTTCTACATGCTGCTCAGCTACATGCCGACGTACCTGTCGGAGGAGCTGCACTTCGGCGCCACCGAGTCGTTCCTGGCCACCACCGTCTCGCTCGCCACGTACATCGCCTTCATCTTCTTCACCGGCCTGGCCTCGGACCGGTTCGGCCGGAAGAAGATGCTGATCACGGCGTCCGTCCTGTTCACGCTGTGCACCGTCCCGGCGTTCATGCTGCTGGACGGCGCCGGACTGCTGACCGTGATCGCCATCCAGGTGCTGCTCGGCGGGATGCTCACGCTCAACGACGGGACGCTGCCCAGCTTCCTCGCCGAGCTGTTCCCGACCCGGGTCCGCTACAGCGGCTTCGCCATCAGCTTCAACCTGGCGAACGCCCTTTTCGGCGGCACCGCGGCGTTCGTCGCCACGCTGCTCATCTCCTGGACCGGAAGCCCCCTCGCCCCCGCCTGGTATCTCGTCGCCGCCGCGCTGTTCTCGCTGTGGGCCGTCCTGCGGTCGAAGGAGACCTCGCGCGAGCCGCTGCGCGAGGAATGAGAAGCGGTCCCACCCCCGAACCACTCCACCCCGCCCATCGGGGAAGAGAAGCCGAACCCATGAAAAGGAGTAACCATGTCCGCTGCCGAGCTCGAGCGCCTGAAGCTGATCCACAACGGTGAGAAGGAGCGGCTGACCTTCTCCGACGCGGAGATGGGGCGCCGGCTGTCGCTGCTCCGCAAGGCGATGGCCGAGGCCGGCGTCGACGTCGTCCTGTTCACCTCGTACCACAACATCAAGTACTACTCCGACTTCCTGTACACCTCCTTCGGCCGGCCCTACGCGCTGATCGTCACCGGGGACGACCAGATCACCGTCTCCGCCAACATCGACGCCGGTATGCCGTGGCGGCGCACCTTCGGTGACAACGTCGTGTACACCGACTGGCACCGCGACAACTACATCCACGTCATCCAGGAGACGCTGAAGGGGCGGGGCGTCGCTCCGCGCTGGATCGGCGTCGAGCACGACAGCCTGCCCCTCGACACCCTGCGGAAGTTCGAAGCCGCCTTCCCCGGCGCCGGGTTCACCGACATCGCGCAGGCCGCCATGCGGCAGCGGATGGTCAAGTCGGACGAGGAGATCGCCCTCATCAAGGAGGGCGCACGCGTCGGCGACCTGGGTGGCGAGGCCATCCGCGCGGCCATCCGTGAAGGCGTCCAGGAGTACGAGGTCGCGCTGGCCGGCACCGACGCCATGGTTCGCGAGATCGCCCGCACGTACCCGCACACCGAGATCCGCGACACCTGGGTCTGGTTCCAGTCGGGCGTCAACACCGACGGCGCCCACAACTGGCCGACCACTCGCAAGGTGGGACGCGGCGACATCCTCAGCCTCAACTGCTTCCCGATGATCTCCGGCTACTACACCGCCCTGGAGCGGACCCTCTTCTACGGCGAGCCCGACGCCCGGTCCCTTCAGCTGTGGGAGATCAACGTCGAAGTGCACCGCCGTGGTCTGGAACTGATCAAGCCCGGCATCAGCTGCGCCGAGATCGCCCACACCCTCAACGAGATCTACATCGGTCACGGTCTGCTGCCCAACCGGACCTTCGGCTACGGCCACTCGTTCGGCGTGCTGTCCCACTACTACGGCCGGGAGGCCGGGCTCGAACTCCGCGAGGACATCGACACCGTGCTCGAACCGAACATGGTGGTGTCCATGGAACCGATGATCATGGTGCCCGAGGGAGAGCCGGGCGCCGGTGGTTATCGTGAGCACGACATTCTGGTGGTGACCGAGAACGGCGCCGAGAACATCACCAGGTTCCCCTTCGGCCCGGAGCACAACATCCTGGGCGTGTGACCGGGGAACCCGACGCCACACGGTGCCGCTCCGGCCACTTGGGCCGGAGCGGCACCGTGCCGTCGCCGTCCATGCGGCACGATGGGAGCACCATGGCAGACAACCAGCCGGACAAGAACGGCGACGACACGGGCGTGGGCGAGAACCGCGGGATCTCCGTCCTGCAGAACGGCATCTCCGTACTGCTCAGCTTCAGCGCCGAAGAGCCCCAGCTGGGGGTCACCGACATCGCCGCCCGGGTCGGACTGCACAAGAGCACCGTCTCGCGCATTCTCGCCACGCTGCAGCAGGCCGGCCTGGTGGAACGGGCCGCGGACTCCCGGCGTTTCCAACTGGGTCTGGGCGTCATCGCCATGGCCGGACCGCTGCTCGCGGACCTCGACGTACGCCGCGTCGCCCACCCGGTGCTGCGGGAGCTCAGCCGGCGCACCGAGGAGACCGCGGCGCTGATGCTGTGGAACGGCTCCGAGGCCGTGTGTGTCGAGCAGGTGCCCAGCCGCCACGAGGTCAAGCACACCACCCCGCTGGGCACCCGCTACAACACCGCGGCCAGCTCGTCGGTGCAGGTGTTCCTGGCCCAGCTGCCCGCCTATACCGCGCGTGCCCTGCTGACCAACGGCACGCTGGTCTTCCCCGGGCTCGACGACGCGGCGCTCGAGGCGTACCTGACCCGGCTCGACGAGACTCACGAGCAGGGCTACGCCACCAACTACGGGGAGACCTCGTTGCAGGAGGTCGGCGTGGCGGCGCCGGTCTTCGACCACCGCGGTGAGGTGGCCGCGGCCGTGCTCGCCTCGGCACCCCGCTTCCGTGTCTCCCCCGAGCAGCTGCCGGTACTCGGCGAGGCGGTTCGCGCCGCCGCCGACCAGGTGACCCGACGCCTCGGCGGGCACGGCCCGGGAACCCTCGAGGACGGTCCCGCCTGAAACGGTCGAACGCGCCGGGCTCCCGCGGTTCCGCGAGAGCCCGGCGCGTACGCGTGGCGGTGTCAGGCCGGCTACTCGCGGTTCGTCGCGAGTGCGCCGGGTGCCTCGATCCGGTCGACGCGCCGGAGCTCCCCGACGGCCCCGGCGGTGTGGGCCGCGATCTCCTCCAGCGTGGTGACCCACATGCCGTCCAGGGCGCGCACGTCCTCGATCAACCGCTCCAGAGCCGCCGCCCGGGAGGGACGACCGGAGATGAAGGGGTGGTTGGTCAGGACGAAGCAGCCGCTCTCGGCGTGGTGCGCCCGCGCCTCCAGCAGCCACATCTCGTGCACCTTGCGCGGGCTCTCGATCACCCCGCTGCCGGTCCAGCCGGGGTAGAAGGCGTACTGCTCCCAGTCGTCGAGTCCCCAGTCGACGGGAATCTCGACCAGGTCGCCCGCCGTTTCGGTGCCGTGCAGCCGGTACGGGGTGTCGCCGTCGAGCAGGCTGGAGTCGTACTGGAAGCCGCGTTCGATGAGCAGGTCCGGCGTGTGCCAGTTCATCTCCCACCACGGGGCGCGGTAGCCGGCCGGGCGGATGCCGAGCCGGTCCAGCGCTTCCAGGCCACGGTCGAGGTACTCGGCCTCCCGCGCCGCGTCGATCCCCTGCATCGGCTCGTGGAGATAGCCGTGGTGCGCCACCTCGTGACCTTCGTCGATGATGCTCCGCACCATGTCGGGATAGGTGTCGGCGGTGAACCCCGGGACGAAGAACGTGGCCTTCACGTCCTGCCGCCGCAGCACCCGCAACAGCCTGGGCACTCCGACCCGCGGACCGTAGGACTGATGGGTCATCAGCGACATCCGCGACGAGGCGGAGGGATCGTGGGCGAGGACGCACGACTCGGCGTCGACGTCGAAGGTGAACGCCGCGGCAGCGCGAACGCCGTCAGGCCAGGGGAAGTTCATCGTCGGTCCTTTCCGCAACGGAGGGGAGGGCGGAGACCCGGGCCGGCCGGGCGGCACGCGGTCCGAGCACCGCGTAGACCGCCGCGCTGGTGAGCCCGCCGGCCAGCCACGAGAGGTCCACACCGCCCAGGGCGACGGCGATCGGGCCCTGGAAGAACGGGATCAGCCCGTACATGAACAGCCAAGTGGCGAAGACGCCGGTGAAGAAGGCGGTGTACCCGGCCCAGTTGACATCGGGCAGCCGCCGGGTGCCCACGGGGTCGAAGAGCCGGTCGACCCGGATCGAGCCGCGCTCGACGCGGTAGTAGTGGACGAGCATGATGCCGCCCCAGGTGGAAACCCACGCAACGAGCCCGACCAGCCAGGTGTCGAGGACGGAGGCGAAGTCCTCCTGGTAGATGAAGAAGACCACGGCGGCCATGGACAGCACACCCACCACACTGCTCAGCGTGCGCCTCGGCACCCGGACGTCGAGGGCCTGGGTGGCGACGGTGAAGGTGTAGATGTTCAGGATGTTGGTCGCGACCGGGCCGTGCAGGACCAGCAGGAGTACGGGGATGGCGAGCGCCCCGAAGTTGTCGACGATGAGGCGGCCCGGGTCGACGGAGCCGTTCTTGGTGGCGAGGGTGGCGCCGAGGACACCCAGCCACACCACGGGGATGAACTGGCCCAGGGTGCTGGCGAGGTAGAGCCTGCGCCGGGGCATGTCCTTGCTGACGAAGCGTGAGTAGTCCGCGGCGTAGGTGAACCAGGTGATGCCCCAGCCGATGCCGATGGCGGTCATCACACCGGTCATCGCGGCCAGCCGCGCGCTGCCGGTGAGCACCTGTCCGGGCGGGCCCGCGTACGACCAGTCGATGTGGAGGAAGAACCAGGCCACCACCGACATCACCACCAGGACCACGATGGTGGGCGGTACCGTCCAGCGTTCGAAGGCGGAGATCGCGCGGTAGCCGATCCAGGAGATGCACACCTGGATCACCATGATCACGGCCGCGACCGCGATCTTCCACACGTGGTTGGTGCCGTGCGGATCGACCAGGCCGATCTTGCCCAGCAGGGCCATGACCAGGTCCAGGACGATCCAGGTGTTGACGGAGCTCCAGCCGATCGCCAGGCACGCCTGGATGGCGGCCGGCAGATAGTTGCCGCGACGCCCGAAGGCGGCGCGCCCCAGGACCATGCCGGTCACACCGGTGCGCTGGCCCATGAGAACGAAGACGCCGAAGAAGGCCATGCCGATGAGGTTGCCGACGACCAGCACGACGAGCGTGTCGGACAGCCCCAGACCGAGTTTGACGCCGAGCGCCCCCAGGACCCAGTTGATGGGGGCGATGTTGGCGCCGCACCAGATCCAGAACTGGCCGGACACACTGTTGGACCGGGCGGATTCCGGGACGGGCTGCAGCGCGGCCTCGACCTCCGGGACGGTGGACGGTGGCGGGGAAGAGGGTGCGGAGGAAGCTGACATGGGTGGACCCCCAGATTGAGACGGCCTTTCGCGCACGGAGACGGGCCGCTTGACCGGCAATCCTGGTGGCCACGGTCACACAGAACAAGAAACGAACTGTCATACAGTTGTGCTTCTGTGCTACACAAAACGTCATGCTGATGTCGCTGGAACGGGTCCTCGCCCACCCGAGCCTCGCCCCAGCCGAGCCGCGGGTCCTGACCGGTTCGCGAGGTCTGGAGCGGCGGACCGTGCGATGGCTCCACTCCAGCGAAGTCCTCGAGGTGGCACCGCTGTTGCGCGGCGGCGAGCTGCTGCTGACCGGCGGCACCATGCTGGCCCGCGCGAACGAGGACGAGCAGCGAGCGTACGTCCGCAGCCTGGCCGCGCGGGGAGTCGCGGGCGTCGCGATCGAAACCGGCGGCGAGCTCCTGGAGGTTCCGGCACCTCTGGTCGAGGAAGCGGCCGCGACGGACTTCCCGGTCGTCGAGCTGCGGCGGGTCGTCCCGTTCGTCGAGGTCGCCGAGGTGATCAACGGCGCCCTGGTCAACGCGTCGGTGACGCGGCTGCGCTCGGTGGGCGTGCTCTCCCACGAGCAGTCCGAGGCGCTCGCCGAGGGCGGCGGCGTACAGGAGGTGCTGGACGCGCTCGTACGGCACACGTCGACCGCGGCCGCCGTCTTCGACGCCACCGACCGGCTCATCGCCGCCAGCAGGCCGGCGGAGAGCCCCGGGGGCGGCCCCGCCGTTGAGGCGCCGACTCCGTTCGAGGGCATGGGGACGGGGCTGACGATCCGCGGGGTCCCCGCCGCCACCCTCGTGCTCTACCCGGACGCCGACGCGGATGTCGAGACGCTGGAACTGGCGCAGGACCGGACGATCGAGGCCCTGAAGCTGGCACTGCTGCGCTTCAGGCCGCCGGGCCCGCGCGAGTTCGCCTCGAGTGAACTCGTCCGGCTGGCCGCGGCCGACGGCACCCACCCGCAGCGGATCCGCCGGCTCGGCATGTCGATCGGCCTCCGCGCCGAGGCGCCGGTCATCGGCGTGGCCGCCCGTGCCACCGGGCCGTCGGCCGAACTCCGCCGCCTGGACGACCTGTTGTCCCGCTACGGCCGGACCGCGGTCGACGTGCCTTCCCCACTCGCCGTGCACACGCTCGTGTCACTGCGTGACCGCGACGGGGCCGCCAACCTCCGGACCCGGCTCGTCGCCGACCTCACCGCTTGGCGCACGTCCGACCGGACGGCGATCGCGGTCGGCCCGGTGATGCCGTCCCTGGAGGACGCCGCCGTCTCACTGGGCGCGGCGCTGGAGTGTCTGCGGCGCCCCACGCGCGCGTTCAGAGCCGGTGTGGTCGACGCCGCCGAGCTGAGTGCCGAGCGGCTGCTGCTCGACAACGAACTGCGTGTCCCGGCGGAAAGACTCGTACAGGAGCAGCTCGGACTCCTGCTCACCCTGCGCGACGAGGAACGCGACCTCCTGCTCACCACCCTGGAGACGTATTTCGAGACCGGCTTCAACAAGACCCGCACGGCGAGCAGACTGCACCTGCAGCGCCAGTCGCTCTACGCGCGGCTGCAGCGCGCCTTCGACCTCCTGGGCGGCGACCCGGTGGGAACACCGCGGGCACTCGCCGTCCACCTGGCGTTGCGCGCCCACCGCCGACTCGTCTGACCTCGGCCCCCTTTCCACGAAGTCGCTGAGGACCGCGAAGTCGGCGAGCATGCCGCGGGCCAGGGTGCCCTTGATGTGCTCCTCGTGGACGGCGTGGGCCGAGCCGACCGTGTACGCGTGCAGTGCCTGCCGCGCCGTGACCGCCTCGTGCGGGCCGATCGGGGCGCCCGAGGCCGTGCGGCGGTTGACCATGTCGGCAATGCCGAGGAGCGGGTCGGAGGCGACCACGGGGGCGTCCGAGGAGCCGGGAAGCACCACGCCCGCATCGAGGAACGACCGCATGCGGTAGGCCAGTTGGCTGCGGACCGGACCGGACCGGACCGGACCGAGCGCGGTGAGGACCCCGTCGCCGATCTCGGACAGGAACCGGCCCTGCGGTACCGGGATCAGGCCGAGCCGGGCGATGCGGGCGACCTGCGCGTCACTGGTCACCGCCGCGTGCTCGACGCGGTGGCGGACGTCGGCGCGCGGATGCAGCCGCTGCGCCTCCTCGTACGCGTCGAGTACGACGTCGAGGGCGGCGTCCCCGATGGCGTGCGTGGCGATCTGCCAGCCGCAGCGGTGCGCCGGCGATGTAGCGGCGGATCTGCCCGGGCTCGTGCTGGAGCAGTCCGCTGTTGCCGGGCGCGTCGTGGTAGTCGCAGCACGTCGCCGCCGACCGGCCGATCAGCGAGCCGTCCGACATCATCTTGGTCGGCCCGATCCGCAGCCACTCAGCCCGTCGGTACCTCGGCCGTCGGGGCGTCCGCGCGGGCGGCGTGCAGGCGGGCGTACGCGCCCTGGGCCGCGAGGAGTTGGTCGTGGGTGCCCTGTTCGACTATGCGGCCGGAGTCCATGACGACGATGACGTCGGCGTCGCGGACGGTGGACAGGCGGTGGGCGATCACGAAGCTCGTCCGGCCCGCCCGCAGGGTGTTCATGGCCCGCTGGATCAGCAGCTCGGTGCGGGTGTCCACGGAGCTGGTCGCCTCGTCCAGGACGAGTACGGCGGGCCGGGCGAGGAACGCCCTCGCGATCGTGATCAGCTGCTTCTCCCCGGCGCTGACACCCCCGGACTCGTCGTCCAGGACCGTGTCGTACCCCTGCGACAGGGTGCGGATGAAGCGGTCGGCGCAGGTCGCGCGGGCCGCCTCCACGACGTCCGCGCGGGTCGCGCCGGGGGATCCGTAGGCGATGTTCTCGGCGATCGTGCCCTTGAACAGCCAGGTGTCCTGGAGGACGAGGCCGAAGCGGGAACGCAGGTCGTCGCGGTTCATCGCGGCGGTGTCGGTGCCGTCCAGGAGGATGCGGCCCGAGTCGATCTCGTGGAAACGCATCAGCAGGTTGGCGACCGTGGTCTTGCCGGCGCCGCTCGGGCCGACGATCGCGACGGTGCTGCCGGGTTCCACGGACAGGGACAGCCCCTCGATGAGCGGCACGTCGGGGGAGTAGCGGAACGACACGTCCTGGAACTCCACCCGGCCCTCGGCGCGCCTCGGAGCGAGCGGGCTGCGCGGTTCGGGTTCCTGCTCCGGCGCGTCGAGCAGCGTGAACACCCGCTGCGCCGAGGCCACCCCGGACTGGAGGCGGCCCGCGACCGAGGCGATCTCCACGATCGGCTGGCTGAACTGCCGCGCGTACAGGATGAACGCCTGCACATCGCCCAGGGTCAGCGAGCCGTTCACGACCTTCCAGGCGCCGACGACGGCGACCGCGACATA of the Streptomyces sp. NBC_01788 genome contains:
- a CDS encoding IclR family transcriptional regulator, which gives rise to MADNQPDKNGDDTGVGENRGISVLQNGISVLLSFSAEEPQLGVTDIAARVGLHKSTVSRILATLQQAGLVERAADSRRFQLGLGVIAMAGPLLADLDVRRVAHPVLRELSRRTEETAALMLWNGSEAVCVEQVPSRHEVKHTTPLGTRYNTAASSSVQVFLAQLPAYTARALLTNGTLVFPGLDDAALEAYLTRLDETHEQGYATNYGETSLQEVGVAAPVFDHRGEVAAAVLASAPRFRVSPEQLPVLGEAVRAAADQVTRRLGGHGPGTLEDGPA
- a CDS encoding MFS transporter, whose product is MSPPDISGPPDADVAPSTRRRVVAASFIGNFVEWFDYAAYGYLAATISTVFFPDTDRTTALLATFSVFAVSFFVRPFGGFVWGHIGDKVGRRSALSLSIVIMSVATFCIALLPTYRAVGLLAPALLLVVRVVQGFSASGEYAGASAFLVEYAPAGRRGLYASVVPASTASGLLLGSLLAALLTGVLSEGEMHSWGWRLPFLLAAPMGLIGRYIRLRLEDTPAFRALEEQQEVVPTPARRMLRANRRPLILAMGATVLNAVAFYMLLSYMPTYLSEELHFGATESFLATTVSLATYIAFIFFTGLASDRFGRKKMLITASVLFTLCTVPAFMLLDGAGLLTVIAIQVLLGGMLTLNDGTLPSFLAELFPTRVRYSGFAISFNLANALFGGTAAFVATLLISWTGSPLAPAWYLVAAALFSLWAVLRSKETSREPLREE
- the glyA gene encoding serine hydroxymethyltransferase, translated to MAASPSTTEDGSLLSLPLAALDPEIAAAVSEELRRQQTTLEMIASENFAPAAVMQAQGSVLTNKYAEGYPGRRYYGGCEHVDVVEQLAIDRVKALFGAEAANVQPHSGAQANAAAMFALLDPGDTILGLDLAHGGHLTHGMRINFSGKLYNVVPYHVRESDLRVDMDEVAELARAHRPKLIVAGWSAYPRRLDFAAFRRIADEVGAYLMVDMAHFAALVAAGLHPSPVPYADVVTTTTHKTLGGPRGGVILSRAALAKKINSAVFPGQQGGPLEHVIAAKAVAFKVAAGEEFKERQQRTLDGARILAGRLLADDVAEAGISVLTGGTEVHLVLVDLRDSALDGQQAEDRLHRVGITVNRNAVPFDPRPPMVSSGLRIGTPALATRGFGAEEFREVADVIARALKEEDLTDESAALLRDRVTALAEKFPLYAERTAPAAPTGPSDQNGTAG
- a CDS encoding polysaccharide deacetylase family protein, whose amino-acid sequence is MNFPWPDGVRAAAAFTFDVDAESCVLAHDPSASSRMSLMTHQSYGPRVGVPRLLRVLRRQDVKATFFVPGFTADTYPDMVRSIIDEGHEVAHHGYLHEPMQGIDAAREAEYLDRGLEALDRLGIRPAGYRAPWWEMNWHTPDLLIERGFQYDSSLLDGDTPYRLHGTETAGDLVEIPVDWGLDDWEQYAFYPGWTGSGVIESPRKVHEMWLLEARAHHAESGCFVLTNHPFISGRPSRAAALERLIEDVRALDGMWVTTLEEIAAHTAGAVGELRRVDRIEAPGALATNRE
- a CDS encoding GntR family transcriptional regulator, with protein sequence MKQVEASRTAGEGETPTLAERAYRDIRDRLIMLEIPPGAPVNEDLLAQSVGFGRTPVREALKRLQHERLIVAYPRRGTFATEVNITDLAHISEVRRQLEPMAAARAAERATAADRGALGALLRGLEGEGTSAQGADALMRLDLRVHRAIYAATHNPYFEDTLIRYDNLATRIWCLFVDRVPGMAGHVVEHGPLLRAIVDGDPEKASELARSHVVGFERAIREAI
- a CDS encoding aminopeptidase P family protein; translated protein: MSAAELERLKLIHNGEKERLTFSDAEMGRRLSLLRKAMAEAGVDVVLFTSYHNIKYYSDFLYTSFGRPYALIVTGDDQITVSANIDAGMPWRRTFGDNVVYTDWHRDNYIHVIQETLKGRGVAPRWIGVEHDSLPLDTLRKFEAAFPGAGFTDIAQAAMRQRMVKSDEEIALIKEGARVGDLGGEAIRAAIREGVQEYEVALAGTDAMVREIARTYPHTEIRDTWVWFQSGVNTDGAHNWPTTRKVGRGDILSLNCFPMISGYYTALERTLFYGEPDARSLQLWEINVEVHRRGLELIKPGISCAEIAHTLNEIYIGHGLLPNRTFGYGHSFGVLSHYYGREAGLELREDIDTVLEPNMVVSMEPMIMVPEGEPGAGGYREHDILVVTENGAENITRFPFGPEHNILGV
- a CDS encoding purine-cytosine permease family protein; the encoded protein is MSASSAPSSPPPSTVPEVEAALQPVPESARSNSVSGQFWIWCGANIAPINWVLGALGVKLGLGLSDTLVVLVVGNLIGMAFFGVFVLMGQRTGVTGMVLGRAAFGRRGNYLPAAIQACLAIGWSSVNTWIVLDLVMALLGKIGLVDPHGTNHVWKIAVAAVIMVIQVCISWIGYRAISAFERWTVPPTIVVLVVMSVVAWFFLHIDWSYAGPPGQVLTGSARLAAMTGVMTAIGIGWGITWFTYAADYSRFVSKDMPRRRLYLASTLGQFIPVVWLGVLGATLATKNGSVDPGRLIVDNFGALAIPVLLLVLHGPVATNILNIYTFTVATQALDVRVPRRTLSSVVGVLSMAAVVFFIYQEDFASVLDTWLVGLVAWVSTWGGIMLVHYYRVERGSIRVDRLFDPVGTRRLPDVNWAGYTAFFTGVFATWLFMYGLIPFFQGPIAVALGGVDLSWLAGGLTSAAVYAVLGPRAARPARVSALPSVAERTDDELPLA
- a CDS encoding PucR family transcriptional regulator translates to MLMSLERVLAHPSLAPAEPRVLTGSRGLERRTVRWLHSSEVLEVAPLLRGGELLLTGGTMLARANEDEQRAYVRSLAARGVAGVAIETGGELLEVPAPLVEEAAATDFPVVELRRVVPFVEVAEVINGALVNASVTRLRSVGVLSHEQSEALAEGGGVQEVLDALVRHTSTAAAVFDATDRLIAASRPAESPGGGPAVEAPTPFEGMGTGLTIRGVPAATLVLYPDADADVETLELAQDRTIEALKLALLRFRPPGPREFASSELVRLAAADGTHPQRIRRLGMSIGLRAEAPVIGVAARATGPSAELRRLDDLLSRYGRTAVDVPSPLAVHTLVSLRDRDGAANLRTRLVADLTAWRTSDRTAIAVGPVMPSLEDAAVSLGAALECLRRPTRAFRAGVVDAAELSAERLLLDNELRVPAERLVQEQLGLLLTLRDEERDLLLTTLETYFETGFNKTRTASRLHLQRQSLYARLQRAFDLLGGDPVGTPRALAVHLALRAHRRLV